Proteins from one Cyprinus carpio isolate SPL01 chromosome B15, ASM1834038v1, whole genome shotgun sequence genomic window:
- the LOC109071326 gene encoding odorant receptor 131-2-like, which yields MNITKNNNLSSTSNLNNGNEKLLLVQVLVGILLYVNGLMIFTFLKKETFRETRYILFAQTLFADSALMLLTDLTLMGSFYQYPVHIIPCYIFCTLTSLVSVVSPMTLVAMCLERYVAICMPLRHSSISTPKNTFIGLLAIWSVSFIIPLFIFIVCFVYIPPGVLRLYVVCTVEAMLQIKWLADMRAMSLQLLFIIMLSIIVSTYIKIVLAARSASSEKKNSTNKGLKTIILHGVQLLLSMMQLIIPYIEMPLWKVNVMLFVNVRYSNFILFLILPRCLSPLVYGLRDKKFYNALKYYAFCGILVCNKHKIRDGKTFRGVVSISIHN from the coding sequence ATGAACATAACCAAAAACAACAATTTGAGCAGCACGTCTAATTTGAACAACGGAAATGAGAAGCTTTTGCTGGTGCAGGTACTGGTGGGGATTCTTCTCTATGTGAACGGACTGATGATTTTCACCTTTTTGAAGAAAGAGACCTTCAGGGAAACACGCTACATTCTGTTTGCTCAGACTCTTTTCGCTGACTCTGCTCTTATGCTGTTGACTGATTTAACCCTCATGGGGTCGTTTTACCAGTACCCTGTGCATATAATTCCTTGTTATATCTTCTGCACACTTACATCTTTGGTCTCTGTTGTTTCACCCATGACTCTTGTAGCCATGTGTTTGGAGCGCTATGTAGCCATATGTATGCCTTTAAGACATTCTAGCATCTCCACTCCTAAAAACACCTTTATTGGGCTTCTCGCCATATGGAGTGTCAGTTTTATAATCccattgtttattttcatagtCTGTTTTGTCTATATTCCTCCTGGTGTCTTGCGCCTTTATGTTGTGTGTACAGTGGAGGCCATGTTACAGATAAAATGGCTGGCAGACATGAGAGCGATGAGTCTGCAGCTCTTATTCATCATTATGTTGAGTATTATTGTCTCCACCTACATCAAGATTGTGTTGGCGGCCAGATCTGCCTCCTCAGAGAAGAAAAACTCCACAAATAAGGGTCTCAAAACTATAATTCTCCATGGAGTTCAGCTGCTTCTGTCTATGATGCAGCTTATAATCCCTTACATAGAAATGCCTTTATGGAAAGTAAATGTCATGCTGTTTGTGAATGTAAGATACtcaaatttcattttgtttttgatctTGCCTCGTTGTTTGAGTCCCTTAGTTTATGGATTACGagacaaaaagttttataatgcTCTTAAATATTACGCCTTTTGTGGCATTTTGGTATGTAATAAGCACAAAATAAGAGATGGTAAAACCTTTAGAGGTGTAGTAAGCATTTCCATACACAATTAA